A single window of Chloroflexota bacterium DNA harbors:
- a CDS encoding ATP-binding protein, whose translation MKGEGIMIASNQTSLFVDDGLPNELISDLRRLNPWWEHASMPPQPKMRRHLVGQIRRRLEARIAPIVVVRGPRQVGKTTAQFQIISDLLAEGVPPTSILRVQFDELYSLRNLNEPILRISDWFERQIAAARFNTLAGEGQRAYLFFDEVQNLDGWSAQLKSLVDNSAVKVVVTGSSALRIERGRDSLAGRINTIEAGVLSLTEIGVLRELETPDPFLPDNGLGPLLDKDFWLDLRAHGQAQAKLRDEAFCHFSERGGYPLVHNLRDVDWHTLADQLNETVIKRVIQHDLRLGERGRKRDPQLLEELFRLACRYAGQTPTVSTLAEETRLSLSANIGFQRVTSYLRFLDDTLLLRLIPPLEIRLKRKRGSSKLCLVDHGLRASWLQEQIPLTPKALADRPELSTVAGHLAESIFGSVASTIAGLDISHLPERGIDREVDFVLTIGYQRLPVEIKYRRRIHPLQDTLGIRSFMEKAVNNAPFGILITQDDAVTVDDPRIVCMPLSTFMLLR comes from the coding sequence ATGAAGGGGGAAGGAATAATGATTGCAAGTAATCAGACTTCGCTCTTTGTTGACGATGGACTTCCAAATGAGCTTATAAGCGATTTGCGTCGCCTAAATCCTTGGTGGGAGCATGCCTCCATGCCTCCCCAGCCCAAAATGCGCCGCCATCTCGTAGGGCAGATACGCCGACGGCTGGAAGCCAGGATTGCTCCGATAGTGGTGGTGCGAGGCCCGCGCCAAGTGGGAAAGACAACGGCGCAGTTCCAAATCATTTCTGACCTGCTCGCCGAAGGCGTGCCTCCCACAAGTATTCTGCGTGTCCAGTTCGACGAATTGTACTCGCTCAGAAATTTGAACGAGCCTATTCTTCGCATTTCCGACTGGTTTGAGCGTCAAATAGCTGCTGCGAGATTCAACACATTAGCGGGCGAAGGTCAAAGAGCATATCTCTTCTTCGACGAGGTTCAGAATCTTGACGGCTGGAGCGCCCAACTCAAATCCCTGGTCGACAACTCCGCAGTAAAGGTTGTGGTCACGGGGAGTTCGGCGCTCAGAATCGAGCGAGGGCGTGATAGCCTTGCGGGACGCATCAACACGATCGAAGCTGGCGTTCTCTCATTGACCGAAATCGGCGTTCTTCGAGAGTTGGAGACGCCTGATCCATTTCTACCTGACAATGGGTTAGGTCCACTTTTAGACAAGGACTTCTGGCTGGACCTACGCGCTCACGGACAGGCCCAAGCGAAACTTAGAGACGAAGCCTTTTGCCACTTTTCGGAAAGAGGCGGATATCCACTCGTCCATAATCTCAGGGATGTTGATTGGCATACGCTTGCCGACCAGCTCAACGAAACGGTTATCAAGCGGGTCATTCAGCACGACCTTCGCCTGGGCGAAAGGGGACGCAAGAGGGACCCACAATTGCTTGAAGAGTTGTTTCGTCTTGCCTGCCGATATGCGGGGCAAACCCCAACTGTGTCCACTCTTGCCGAGGAAACACGTCTGTCCCTTAGCGCCAACATCGGCTTTCAGCGAGTAACTTCCTATCTGAGATTTCTCGATGACACTCTTTTGCTCCGGTTGATTCCGCCCCTTGAGATCCGCTTGAAGAGGAAGAGAGGAAGTTCAAAGCTGTGCTTGGTTGATCATGGCTTGCGCGCAAGCTGGCTTCAGGAGCAGATTCCCTTAACTCCAAAAGCGCTGGCGGATCGTCCCGAACTTTCCACTGTAGCCGGACATTTAGCAGAGAGTATCTTCGGTTCGGTCGCTTCTACGATTGCCGGACTGGACATCTCTCACTTGCCAGAGCGAGGCATAGACCGGGAAGTGGATTTCGTTTTGACGATTGGTTATCAGCGCCTACCTGTGGAGATTAAGTATCGGCGCAGGATACATCCTTTGCAGGACACTCTGGGCATTCGGTCATTTATGGAGAAAGCAGTCAATAATGCGCCTTTCGGCATACTAATCACCCAAGACGATGCAGTAACCGTTGATGACCCTCGAATAGTCTGTATGCCACTTTCGACTTTCATGCTACTCAGGTAA
- a CDS encoding MFS transporter, with translation MLKIMRALRPKPIPIYAGWWVISAPFLAAMLTVGSGQYAFGLLIPPLEQEFGWTRTQINFSLSFTAAGSLIAPFLGRVMDRHGAKNILAASIALIAVSYLLRPLMTELWHWYALSFVQYFGFAGASILPAGRLVGIWFQRSRGRVMGITLMGNNFGGMTFSPLTTLALGMSWHWAFISLSPWQGTYLLFGAIGALLTVYALLVVRDFPTRAQVRRQAVEEDDGPDDAPVVLTGWSLREALRTKAFYAMTLAVMLGSFTYSAVLTQMAAHLTEEGVSAGVAGFALGLLAGFGMLGKFVMGLLADRITARYALMMDLLGQAGFLVLLTYFAGQFVPLPAFIPVAELPLVWIFVPLFGFFLGAFGALFPLIVQDAFGIRYYGSIMGVMSITMAVPAFVGPLLAGWSFDYTGSYRFAFLLVAALFFTGAIALTQAGTPRRRE, from the coding sequence ATGCTTAAAATCATGCGCGCGCTGCGCCCTAAGCCGATTCCCATTTACGCTGGTTGGTGGGTCATATCCGCGCCGTTTCTTGCCGCTATGCTCACTGTCGGATCGGGGCAGTACGCCTTTGGGCTGCTTATCCCGCCGCTGGAGCAGGAGTTCGGCTGGACGCGCACGCAGATAAACTTCTCGCTGTCCTTCACGGCGGCGGGCAGCCTCATCGCGCCGTTTCTAGGTCGCGTCATGGACAGGCACGGCGCGAAGAACATCCTAGCGGCGTCCATAGCGCTCATCGCCGTCAGCTACCTGCTGCGCCCGCTCATGACCGAGTTATGGCACTGGTATGCGCTCAGCTTCGTGCAGTACTTTGGCTTCGCCGGCGCGTCCATCCTGCCGGCAGGCAGGCTCGTGGGCATCTGGTTCCAACGCTCGCGTGGGCGTGTGATGGGCATAACGCTCATGGGTAACAACTTTGGTGGCATGACCTTTTCGCCGCTGACCACGCTTGCGCTTGGGATGTCGTGGCACTGGGCGTTCATCAGCCTGTCGCCGTGGCAGGGGACATACCTGCTGTTCGGAGCAATCGGGGCATTGCTGACGGTCTATGCGCTGCTGGTGGTGCGCGATTTCCCGACGCGGGCGCAAGTGCGCCGTCAAGCGGTCGAGGAAGACGACGGGCCGGACGATGCGCCGGTCGTGCTAACAGGCTGGTCGCTGCGCGAGGCGCTGCGGACGAAAGCATTCTACGCGATGACGCTGGCGGTGATGCTCGGCTCTTTCACATACAGCGCGGTGCTGACGCAGATGGCGGCGCACCTGACGGAAGAGGGCGTTTCGGCGGGTGTGGCGGGATTCGCGCTGGGACTACTGGCGGGCTTTGGAATGCTCGGCAAGTTCGTGATGGGGCTGCTCGCCGACCGCATAACGGCGCGCTACGCTCTGATGATGGACTTGCTGGGGCAGGCGGGCTTTCTTGTGTTGCTCACTTACTTCGCGGGGCAATTCGTCCCGCTGCCGGCGTTCATACCCGTAGCGGAATTGCCACTCGTCTGGATATTCGTGCCGCTGTTCGGCTTCTTTCTGGGCGCGTTCGGCGCGCTTTTCCCGCTCATCGTGCAAGACGCATTCGGCATTCGGTACTATGGCAGCATCATGGGCGTGATGAGCATAACGATGGCAGTGCCCGCGTTCGTCGGACCGCTTCTTGCGGGATGGTCGTTCGACTACACGGGCAGCTACCGCTTCGCGTTCCTGTTGGTCGCGGCGCTCTTCTTCACCGGCGCGATTGCGCTGACTCAAGCGGGCACCCCCAGGCGTAGGGAATAG
- a CDS encoding methionyl-tRNA formyltransferase, which yields MADDFRIALIGQAAFGESVLNALVEHDENIVGVFCPPDREGRPADPIKTAAEGHDIPVLQFRRMRNQDCIDAFLALNADLCVMAFVTDIVPDAILEAPTQGTIQYHPSLLPLHRGPSSINWPIIFGREKTGLTVFWPDKGLDTGPVLLQKETEIGPDDTLGSVYFGRLFPMGVDAMVEAVDMVKAGTAPRIEQNHDDATYEGWCRAEDVVIDWDKPVGEVYNLIRGSDPSPGSGSTFGDDSVRFFRASKSDSDAGGAPGEVTEITDDGFRIAANGGSIFVGRVQQGRQRKVNAPEWIEAVGLKVGDRFGD from the coding sequence ATGGCTGACGACTTTAGGATTGCGCTTATTGGGCAAGCGGCATTTGGCGAGAGTGTGCTGAACGCGCTCGTTGAGCACGACGAGAACATTGTGGGCGTGTTCTGCCCGCCGGATAGGGAAGGCAGACCGGCCGACCCAATCAAGACTGCCGCCGAGGGGCATGACATCCCCGTCTTGCAGTTTCGCCGCATGCGCAACCAAGACTGCATCGACGCGTTCTTGGCGCTGAATGCCGACCTGTGCGTGATGGCGTTCGTAACCGACATCGTGCCGGACGCAATTCTCGAAGCGCCAACACAGGGCACGATACAGTATCACCCGTCGCTGCTGCCGTTGCACCGCGGTCCGAGTTCTATCAATTGGCCCATCATTTTCGGCAGGGAAAAGACAGGGCTAACGGTATTCTGGCCAGACAAGGGCTTGGACACCGGTCCCGTTCTGCTGCAAAAGGAGACCGAGATAGGACCGGACGACACGCTCGGCTCGGTGTATTTCGGCAGGCTGTTCCCGATGGGCGTGGACGCGATGGTCGAGGCGGTCGATATGGTCAAGGCGGGCACCGCGCCGCGCATTGAGCAGAACCACGACGACGCCACCTACGAAGGTTGGTGCCGAGCTGAGGACGTGGTCATAGACTGGGACAAGCCGGTCGGAGAGGTTTACAACTTGATTCGCGGCAGCGACCCCAGCCCAGGCTCCGGCTCGACATTCGGAGACGACAGCGTGCGCTTCTTCCGCGCGAGCAAGTCTGACAGCGATGCAGGCGGGGCACCAGGCGAGGTTACGGAAATCACGGACGATGGCTTCCGCATCGCGGCGAACGGCGGATCTATCTTCGTAGGCAGAGTGCAGCAGGGACGCCAGCGCAAGGTGAACGCGCCCGAGTGGATTGAAGCAGTTGGCTTGAAGGTGGGGGATAGGTTTGGTGACTAG
- a CDS encoding GNAT family N-acetyltransferase, giving the protein MPFSLSRRKPEPAEPISLEGKKVELREKRIEDALNDYTWRVDDELAKLDATRPLNMAYNDFLRYSQEEIDYPSARSKRFGIDDLTGKHIGNCMYYDIDTRRRETELGIMIGDRAYWSKGYGTDAVDTLLKYIFTQTNLERVYLHTLDWNHRAQRSFGKSGFRQVKRVRKRGLDFIQMEILRDEWEKMQGLGEG; this is encoded by the coding sequence ATGCCCTTCAGCTTATCTCGAAGAAAGCCCGAACCGGCTGAACCCATCTCGCTTGAAGGCAAGAAGGTGGAGCTTCGGGAGAAGCGCATCGAGGACGCACTCAACGACTACACTTGGCGGGTGGACGACGAACTCGCCAAGTTAGACGCCACACGCCCGTTAAACATGGCGTACAACGACTTCTTGCGATACTCGCAGGAAGAGATAGACTACCCTAGCGCACGCTCCAAGCGCTTCGGCATCGACGACCTGACGGGTAAGCACATCGGCAACTGCATGTACTATGACATAGACACGCGCCGCCGCGAGACCGAGCTGGGCATAATGATCGGCGACCGCGCGTACTGGAGCAAGGGCTACGGCACGGATGCCGTGGACACGCTGCTGAAGTACATCTTCACGCAGACGAACTTGGAGCGCGTATATCTGCACACGCTGGACTGGAATCACCGCGCGCAGAGGTCATTCGGCAAGTCAGGCTTCCGCCAAGTCAAGCGCGTACGCAAGCGCGGCTTGGACTTTATCCAAATGGAAATCCTGCGCGACGAGTGGGAGAAGATGCAGGGTTTAGGTGAGGGCTAG
- a CDS encoding NUDIX domain-containing protein, which translates to MADVIEMESMGGVVARTRGGDVEFVVCGFDAQQGNVVWGLPKGTPEDGETREQTALREVNEETGLQVRIDDFVGSIDYCFARFDDGAPCHKVVHFYLMSAYGGDLSLHDHEFDYVRWLPAPEALRTLTHDNEVRVVKNALQLISKKARTG; encoded by the coding sequence TTGGCTGATGTGATTGAAATGGAGTCTATGGGCGGCGTGGTGGCGCGGACGCGCGGCGGCGACGTGGAATTCGTAGTCTGCGGGTTCGACGCGCAGCAAGGCAATGTCGTCTGGGGGCTGCCGAAGGGAACGCCTGAAGACGGCGAAACGCGCGAACAGACCGCCCTGCGCGAGGTGAACGAAGAGACAGGTTTGCAAGTTCGCATCGATGACTTCGTGGGCAGCATAGACTACTGCTTCGCCCGGTTCGATGACGGCGCGCCTTGCCACAAGGTCGTGCACTTCTACCTGATGAGCGCGTACGGCGGCGACCTGTCGCTGCACGACCACGAATTCGACTATGTGCGCTGGCTTCCTGCGCCGGAAGCCTTGAGGACGCTGACTCACGATAACGAGGTCCGAGTTGTTAAGAATGCCCTTCAGCTTATCTCGAAGAAAGCCCGAACCGGCTGA
- the pyrR gene encoding bifunctional pyr operon transcriptional regulator/uracil phosphoribosyltransferase PyrR — translation MSTERSILGADEIRRALVRISHEILERNGGVEDIVLVGIQTRGVWLAKRIAEFIRQFEGVDVPVGELDVGLYRDDIAERGRRLMHTSIPSGVHERCVVLVDDVLYTGRTIRAAMDALNDFGRPREIQLASLVDRGHRELPIRPDYVGKNVPTSREESVQVYMSEIDGIDQIALMRE, via the coding sequence ATTTCAACTGAACGCAGCATACTCGGCGCGGACGAAATACGACGCGCTCTCGTCCGCATTTCGCACGAGATTTTGGAGCGCAACGGCGGTGTCGAAGACATCGTGCTGGTCGGCATTCAGACTCGCGGCGTGTGGCTGGCAAAGCGCATCGCCGAGTTCATTCGCCAGTTCGAAGGCGTCGATGTGCCGGTCGGCGAGCTGGATGTCGGGCTGTACCGCGACGACATCGCAGAGCGCGGAAGACGACTAATGCACACCAGCATCCCGTCCGGCGTGCACGAGCGCTGCGTGGTGCTGGTGGACGATGTGCTGTACACCGGGCGCACCATCCGCGCCGCCATGGACGCGCTGAACGACTTCGGACGACCGCGTGAAATACAGCTCGCCAGTCTCGTGGACAGGGGACACCGCGAGTTGCCCATTCGCCCGGACTATGTGGGCAAGAATGTGCCGACATCGCGCGAAGAATCTGTGCAAGTCTATATGAGCGAGATAGACGGCATCGATCAGATTGCGCTGATGAGGGAGTGA
- a CDS encoding aspartate carbamoyltransferase catalytic subunit, with protein MTTTTRRGPVRQAPLPHTNGARPATPRHILDLDDFTREEIEVVLQNTEVMREVLQRDIKKVPTLRGKTIITLFYEASTRTRVSFEQAGKILSADVINVSGSGSSVEKGESLYNTALTLQAMNADIIVMRHPHSGAPHFLSRFLNSAVINAGDGTHAHPTQALLDLYTIREHFGKVEGLKVVIVGDLLYSRVARSNLWGLTKMGADVTLCAPPTLIPSDFLGGIGNGIEDGAPEHPFAGVKVETNVERALADADVVMALRLQSERQEAGHLPTLREYSRMYGITPRRMQLAKPDALVMHPGPMNEGIEIDPEVAHGAQQVIEEQVTNGVAVRMALLYAAVTPRVS; from the coding sequence ATGACGACGACAACTCGCCGCGGACCTGTGCGGCAAGCGCCGCTGCCACACACGAACGGCGCGCGACCAGCCACGCCGCGACACATCCTTGACCTGGACGATTTCACGCGCGAAGAGATCGAGGTGGTGCTGCAGAACACGGAAGTGATGCGCGAGGTGTTGCAGCGCGACATCAAGAAAGTGCCAACGCTGCGCGGCAAGACCATCATCACGCTATTCTACGAAGCCAGCACGCGGACGCGCGTGTCGTTCGAGCAGGCGGGCAAGATACTCAGCGCGGATGTGATAAATGTATCCGGCAGCGGGAGCAGCGTGGAAAAGGGCGAGTCGCTGTACAACACAGCGCTCACATTGCAGGCGATGAACGCGGACATCATCGTGATGCGCCACCCACACTCGGGCGCGCCGCACTTCCTATCGCGCTTCCTGAACTCTGCCGTCATCAACGCGGGCGACGGCACGCACGCGCATCCCACGCAGGCGCTGCTTGATCTGTACACCATCCGCGAGCACTTCGGCAAAGTCGAAGGCTTGAAGGTCGTCATCGTGGGCGACTTGTTGTACAGCCGTGTGGCGCGCTCCAATCTATGGGGGCTGACGAAGATGGGCGCAGATGTAACGCTATGCGCGCCGCCAACGCTGATACCGTCCGACTTCCTAGGCGGCATCGGCAACGGCATAGAGGACGGCGCGCCCGAGCATCCCTTCGCCGGCGTGAAAGTCGAGACGAATGTGGAACGCGCGCTCGCCGATGCCGATGTGGTGATGGCGCTGCGCCTGCAATCGGAGCGGCAGGAAGCGGGACACCTGCCCACTTTGCGCGAATACTCGCGGATGTACGGCATCACGCCGCGCCGCATGCAGCTCGCCAAGCCCGACGCGCTGGTAATGCACCCGGGGCCCATGAACGAAGGCATAGAAATCGACCCGGAAGTGGCGCACGGCGCACAGCAGGTCATCGAAGAACAGGTCACGAACGGAGTAGCTGTGCGAATGGCGCTGCTGTATGCGGCAGTTACACCGCGCGTTAGCTAA
- a CDS encoding NUDIX domain-containing protein: MRQLHRALANINGQPFDKLRTGIGRIKLTETPRQRATAIVVRDGRILVVRDKFRPAFMLPGGGIDEGESPEDAVVRELEEETTLTATAVQYLFTHDGKYNHHYVFSVEADGAVDISRDPLVVEYAWWGGGPDVPVHPHVNAILRRVGIIERRIRHRATAIVIRNGKVLLVREPQDVEFEFPGGGIEDGELPADAVERELREETGLTMGKADYLFDYCDYWAADDQDYLGRVHAVFGVKAAGDVVLGDEHCEFAWWDGSVKLPLFDYVEPMLEMLQGESEWRTQE; encoded by the coding sequence ATGCGGCAGTTACACCGCGCGTTAGCTAATATCAATGGACAGCCCTTCGACAAGCTTAGGACAGGGATAGGGAGGATAAAGTTGACTGAAACGCCTCGCCAAAGGGCGACCGCCATTGTTGTCCGTGACGGCCGCATATTGGTTGTGCGCGACAAGTTCAGACCCGCGTTCATGCTGCCCGGCGGCGGGATTGACGAGGGTGAATCGCCTGAAGATGCCGTAGTACGCGAACTTGAAGAGGAGACAACGCTGACCGCGACCGCTGTGCAGTATTTGTTCACGCACGACGGCAAGTATAACCACCACTATGTCTTCAGCGTTGAGGCGGACGGCGCTGTGGACATTTCGCGTGATCCACTTGTAGTGGAATACGCTTGGTGGGGCGGTGGTCCCGATGTACCGGTACATCCGCATGTGAACGCGATACTGCGCCGCGTGGGCATAATAGAAAGGAGAATTAGACACAGGGCTACCGCAATAGTGATTCGAAATGGCAAAGTCCTGCTCGTGAGGGAACCGCAGGATGTAGAGTTTGAATTCCCGGGCGGCGGAATTGAAGATGGCGAACTACCTGCGGATGCCGTCGAACGAGAACTGCGCGAAGAGACCGGATTGACCATGGGCAAAGCCGACTATCTCTTCGACTATTGCGATTACTGGGCAGCAGACGACCAAGACTACTTGGGACGGGTTCACGCCGTCTTCGGCGTGAAGGCTGCCGGAGATGTCGTACTGGGCGACGAACACTGCGAATTCGCCTGGTGGGACGGCTCAGTGAAACTTCCCCTATTCGACTATGTAGAGCCGATGTTGGAAATGCTGCAAGGAGAGAGCGAGTGGCGCACTCAGGAATGA
- a CDS encoding dihydroorotase, which yields MILIKGGRLIDPSQDMDGICDLLVENGVVSGVAQNIAPPEHGAVIDAAGMVVAPGFVDVHCHLREPGFEDKETIASGTLAAARGGFTTVCAMPNTNPAMDTAATLEYVLRKARDEATVRVLPIGSVTKRSAGAELAEMGELADAGAIGFSDDGNPIFNANIMRQALAYSSAVGLPVINHCEEPSLFHGGSMNEGWVSNRLGLKGIPNASEDIMVGRDIELAALTGGRYHVAHLTTEGSLELVRRAKERGMTNVSAEVTPHHLTMTDVAALGRTADGSSINCMFAPLTPAAYDTTAKVNPPLRAKKDMNALVAGLRDGVIDFIATDHAPHNFTGKQCTFHEAEFGISVFETALGQLMELVHSGAIELPLLIDKLTASPARFLHRNDIGTLRQGAVADITIINPDEEWVVDTAQFASKGKNTPLQGATLRGRVHATLVSGEVVQ from the coding sequence ATGATTCTCATCAAGGGCGGCAGGCTGATAGATCCGTCGCAGGACATGGACGGCATTTGCGACTTGCTTGTGGAAAATGGCGTGGTAAGCGGTGTGGCGCAGAACATCGCGCCGCCGGAGCACGGCGCAGTCATCGATGCTGCCGGAATGGTCGTGGCGCCCGGCTTCGTTGATGTGCACTGCCACCTGCGCGAACCGGGCTTCGAGGACAAAGAGACCATCGCATCCGGAACGCTTGCGGCGGCGCGCGGCGGCTTCACGACCGTCTGCGCGATGCCCAACACGAACCCGGCAATGGACACAGCCGCCACACTGGAGTATGTGCTTCGCAAGGCGCGCGACGAGGCGACCGTGCGCGTGCTGCCTATCGGCAGCGTAACGAAGCGCAGCGCAGGCGCGGAACTCGCGGAAATGGGCGAGCTTGCGGACGCGGGTGCTATCGGCTTCAGCGACGACGGCAACCCTATCTTCAACGCAAACATCATGCGGCAGGCGCTCGCGTACAGCTCGGCGGTAGGATTGCCCGTTATCAACCACTGCGAAGAGCCGTCGCTGTTCCATGGCGGCTCTATGAACGAAGGCTGGGTGTCCAATCGGCTCGGATTAAAAGGCATACCCAACGCATCCGAGGACATAATGGTCGGGCGCGACATTGAACTCGCGGCGCTTACGGGCGGGCGCTACCATGTGGCGCACTTGACCACGGAGGGCTCGCTCGAATTGGTGCGCCGCGCGAAGGAACGCGGCATGACGAATGTGAGCGCGGAGGTTACTCCGCATCACCTAACGATGACGGATGTTGCGGCGCTGGGCAGAACGGCGGACGGCAGCTCTATCAACTGCATGTTTGCGCCGCTTACGCCCGCCGCCTACGACACCACGGCGAAGGTCAACCCGCCGCTGCGCGCAAAGAAGGACATGAACGCGCTGGTCGCCGGGTTGCGCGACGGAGTCATCGACTTCATCGCCACCGACCACGCGCCGCACAATTTCACCGGCAAGCAGTGCACATTCCACGAGGCGGAGTTCGGTATCAGCGTGTTCGAGACGGCGCTCGGGCAGCTGATGGAGCTGGTGCACAGCGGCGCGATAGAGCTGCCCTTGCTGATTGATAAGCTCACTGCATCGCCCGCGCGATTCCTGCACCGCAACGACATCGGCACGCTCCGACAAGGCGCCGTAGCGGACATCACCATCATCAACCCGGATGAGGAGTGGGTTGTGGATACGGCGCAGTTCGCGTCCAAAGGCAAGAACACGCCGCTGCAGGGCGCCACCCTGCGTGGGAGAGTGCATGCGACGCTGGTTAGCGGGGAGGTGGTGCAATAG
- the carA gene encoding glutamine-hydrolyzing carbamoyl-phosphate synthase small subunit, whose amino-acid sequence MPKPTPAHLVLEDGSTYRGYAFGAQSSAFGEVVFATSMTGYQEMLTDPSFAGQIVVPTYPLIGNYGINSRDVESRRVQVSGFVVREHSLRPSHSLSDMTLHEYLQSEGIAGISGVDTRAITRRLRTQGVMMGAIGVGEPPEKTLARLEEIPAYGDLDFVRQVSTESAYDWNSPLWQQPAPETTRRILVSDFGLKYNILRMLRSRGCEVVAMPATASAQDILARNPDGIMLSPGPGDPELLDYAVETTKGLLGRLPVFGICLGNQVVGRAVGGSTYKLKFGHRGANHPVKDLQTGLVNITAQNHGFAVDPDKLPSEVEVSHINLNDDTVEGLRHTSLPVMTIQYHSEASPGPLDNEYMFDRFMEMIDYAEG is encoded by the coding sequence ATGCCAAAACCAACACCAGCCCACCTAGTTCTTGAAGACGGCTCTACTTATCGCGGGTATGCGTTTGGCGCGCAGTCTTCCGCGTTTGGCGAGGTTGTCTTTGCCACTTCCATGACCGGCTATCAGGAGATGCTGACCGACCCGTCGTTTGCCGGGCAGATTGTCGTGCCCACTTATCCGCTCATCGGCAACTACGGCATCAACTCGCGCGATGTGGAATCGCGCCGCGTCCAGGTCTCCGGCTTCGTAGTACGCGAACATAGCCTTCGCCCCAGCCATTCTCTCAGTGACATGACGCTGCACGAATACCTGCAATCCGAGGGCATCGCGGGCATTAGCGGCGTGGACACGCGCGCCATCACCCGCCGACTACGCACGCAGGGCGTGATGATGGGCGCAATCGGCGTCGGAGAGCCGCCAGAAAAGACTTTGGCGCGCCTAGAAGAAATCCCCGCTTACGGCGATCTGGACTTCGTGCGACAGGTTTCGACTGAGAGCGCATACGACTGGAACAGCCCGCTTTGGCAGCAGCCGGCCCCTGAGACCACGCGCCGCATCCTAGTCAGCGACTTCGGTTTGAAGTACAACATCCTGCGGATGCTGCGCTCTCGCGGCTGCGAAGTTGTCGCCATGCCCGCCACCGCGTCGGCGCAGGACATACTCGCGCGCAACCCGGACGGCATCATGCTATCGCCCGGGCCCGGCGACCCTGAGCTTCTGGACTACGCCGTTGAGACGACCAAGGGGCTGCTCGGCAGGCTGCCGGTGTTCGGGATATGCCTCGGCAATCAGGTCGTCGGACGCGCGGTAGGCGGCAGCACATACAAGCTCAAGTTCGGGCATCGCGGGGCGAACCACCCAGTCAAAGACTTGCAGACAGGGCTGGTAAACATCACCGCGCAGAATCATGGTTTCGCTGTCGATCCGGACAAACTGCCGTCAGAGGTCGAGGTTAGCCACATCAACCTGAACGACGACACCGTAGAGGGTTTGCGCCATACATCGTTGCCTGTGATGACGATACAGTATCATTCGGAAGCGTCCCCGGGTCCGCTCGATAACGAGTATATGTTCGACAGGTTCATGGAGATGATCGACTACGCGGAGGGGTGA